ATCGTCTTCAACCCGGCCGCCGGGCAAGCCAGTAGCCTCGAGCACGACATGCTGCTGGCGCGCGACATCTGGCGCGAGCATGGCTGGCAGGTCGATCTCCAGCCGACGCGCGGGCCGGGCGACGGCACGCGGATCGCGCGCGAGGCTGCGGCGCAGGGCTACGATGTGGTGGTGGCCGCCGGCGGCGACGGCACCGTCAACGAGGTAGTGAATGGGCTGGCCGGCAGCCGTACAGCGCTGGGCGCGCTGCCGGTGGGCACGGTGAATGTGTGGGTACGCGAGCTGGGGCTGCCGCTACAGCCGCGCGCAGCCGCCGAGGCGCTGCTGACATGCCAGCCACGCGCGATCGACCTGGGCCGTGCCGGCGACCGCTACTTCTTGCTGATGTGCGGCGTTGGCTTCGACGCAGCCGTAACCGCTGAGGTGCGTGCGACCGAGAAACGCCGGCTTGGCGCGCTGGCATACCTGCTACGCGCCGCCAACCTGGCCGCACGCTTCCGGGGTACCTCGGCCCGCATCATCATCGACGGCAAGCTGATCCGCTGCCGGGTGCTGATGCTGGTGCTCGGTAATAGCCAGCTGTACGGCGGCGTAGTGAAGGTAACTGCGCGGGCCAGCCTCGACGACGGCCTGCTCGACGTGTGTATTATCAAGGGCAAGACTCTGTGGAGCGCGCCGTTTCGGATTCTATCGATCCTGATGCAGCGCTATAACCTCGACCCCAAGCTCGAATATCACCGCGCCCGCGAGGTACGAATCAGCACACGCCGCCCGCTGCCGGTGCAGGTCGATGGCGATCACATCGGCGAGACGCCCATGGTCTTTCAGGCTGTGCCTGGGGCACTGATGGCGCTGCTGCCGGCATCGCTACCCGACGACCTGGTGCGGCCCGAGGTGCAGCCGCCGCAGTATGCCAGGCGCCAGCTGTTGGGCTGGCTCGGCAGCAGGCCACGGCCAGCGGCCCAACCCGATGCCGAGCGCGAGCCG
The sequence above is drawn from the Candidatus Kouleothrix ribensis genome and encodes:
- a CDS encoding diacylglycerol kinase family lipid kinase — translated: MQKTTYPTRALIVFNPAAGQASSLEHDMLLARDIWREHGWQVDLQPTRGPGDGTRIAREAAAQGYDVVVAAGGDGTVNEVVNGLAGSRTALGALPVGTVNVWVRELGLPLQPRAAAEALLTCQPRAIDLGRAGDRYFLLMCGVGFDAAVTAEVRATEKRRLGALAYLLRAANLAARFRGTSARIIIDGKLIRCRVLMLVLGNSQLYGGVVKVTARASLDDGLLDVCIIKGKTLWSAPFRILSILMQRYNLDPKLEYHRAREVRISTRRPLPVQVDGDHIGETPMVFQAVPGALMALLPASLPDDLVRPEVQPPQYARRQLLGWLGSRPRPAAQPDAEREPAEWR